A region of Bos javanicus breed banteng chromosome 17, ARS-OSU_banteng_1.0, whole genome shotgun sequence DNA encodes the following proteins:
- the CCDC92 gene encoding coiled-coil domain-containing protein 92, producing MAATNLENQLHSAQKNLLFLQREHASTLKGLHAEIRRLQQHCTDLTYELTVKSSDQTGDGASRSSELKKRCEDLEAQLKLKEDENTELLKELEQKNAMITVLENTIKERERKYLEELKVKSHKLGVLTSELEQRAGTIAYLTSQLHATKRKLLSAGGTSDGSPAGSPALASYKPAPPKDRLPETPRRRMKKSLSAPLHPEFEEVYRFGAESRKLLLREPVDAMPDPTPFLLARESAEVHLIKERPLVIPPIASDRSTGEQSSPAREKPHKAHVGVAHRIHHVAPAQAPPEVETLAVDQVNGGKVVRKHSGTDRTV from the exons ATGGCAGCCACAAACCTGGAGAACCAGTTACACAGCGCACAGAAGAACCTCTTGTTCCTTCAGCGGGAGCACGCCAGCACGCTCAAGGGGCTGCACGCGGAGATCAGGCGGCTGCAGCAACATTGCACAg ATTTAACATACGAGCTGACAGTCAAGAGTTCAGATCAAACAG GGGACGGAGCTTCCAGAAGCAGTGAACTCAAGAAAAGATGTGAAGACCTGGAGGCGCAGCTGAAACTGAAGGAGGACGAGAACACGGAGTTGCTAAAGGAGCTGGAGCAGAAGAACGCGATGATCACCGTGCTGGAGAACACCATCAAGGAACGCGAGCGCAAGTACCTGGAGGAGCTGAAGGTCAAGAGCCACAAGCTGGGCGTGCTGACCAGCGAGCTGGAGCAGCGCGCCGGCACCATCGCCTACCTGACCTCGCAGCTGCACGCCACCAAGAGGAAGCTCCTGAGCGCGGGCGGCACCTCGGACGGCAGCCCGGCCGGCAGCCCTGCGCTGGCCAGCTACAAGCCGGCGCCGCCCAAGGACAGGCTGCCCGAGACGCCCAGGCGCCGCATGAAGAAGAGCCTCTCGGCCCCGCTGCACCCGGAGTTCGAGGAGGTCTACAGATTTGGGGCCGAGAGCCGGAAACTGCTGCTGCGGGAGCCGGTGGACGCCATGCCGGACCCCACCCCATTCCTGCTGGCCAGGGAGTCGGCCGAGGTCCACCTGATCAAGGAGCGGCCTCTCGTCATCCCCCCCATCGCCTCGGACCGCAGCACCGGCGAGCAGTCCAGCCCAGCGCGCGAGAAGCCGCACAAGGCGCACGTGGGCGTGGCGCACCGCATCCACCACGTGGCCCCAGCGCAGGCCCCGCCCGAGGTGGAGACGCTGGCGGTGGACCAGGTGAACGGAGGCAAGGTGGTCAGGAAGCACTCAGGGACGGACAGAACTGTGTGa